The segment CTCCCCACGAATTTGGGAGTTTTGCTGCCTTGATGCACTATCAAGCGCATCGAGTAGGTAGCGGGTTCCTTTATCGAACTGATTGAGACCTATGTATGCTTGACCGAGGCCTAGTTGGGCGAAAGTGATACCATACAAATTGCTATAAAGTTCGGAAATGTCTTTCGATTTGACGAAATGTTCAATGGCTATCTCAAACTCATTTTGCTTTAACAACACTTTGCCCATACTGTGATGAGTTTGTGCCAGTTTTAATGGGGTTTCAGTATTCGCTCGTAAGTCGAGCGCCGTGTTTAGATATTCTTCCGCTTTGTCAAAATAGCCTAAATTTGCCAGCAATAAACCGGTGTCATTATATATGCCTGACGAGTCAACATAGGTCGGTATTATTCTTAGCAACTCTTCATAAGTTTCTAAAGCTGACTGATATTTACCAAGAAATTCCCTGTTGTTTGCGATGACTCTTAACGCGCCATACTTAGGCAAAATGGTCTCTTCCGCATCTTGAATATGGGTGTTGAGGGAAGAACAATACACATCCGCTTGATGATAAAGCGCTTGACGGTTTAATACACGGCATAGGTGGTATTCAAATAGGATTTTGCCGTCTAGCGATCCTTGACGATCAAAGTGTTTTAAAAGCTCAGTGTAGTTTTGATTAGCGGTGTTGAAGTCTAACTGTTCTTCGCTATTCAGACCTTCGAGAAAAAACTGTTCTTGTTTGGCAAACTCAGTATCAAAAGTCTTTTGATTACCATGATAAGGTTGACCATTAAGCACCATAAACCCGTGGAGTTTACTGCTGATATAGAGTTTTTCTACCCCAGAAGGAAGGGCATTATAACGATCTTGCAGTAATGAAAGCGCTCTTTGCTTGTCACTTTTCAATGCATTGGCATAAGCTTCTTCCCATTGGGTATGGTCACTGACTGCTAATGTGGGCAATGGAGCTGCGAGTGAGCAAGCAGTAATAAAAATTGAGAATAAGCGTTTCATGAAGTTGTGACTAAAATAAATATTTGATAATTAGGATGTTATGATAAGCGAGGATACTAGTCGTCACAACGGACTACTGTGCGATTAGTGGCAAATGTGAAAGTAATCGCGATCTAACGCAAAGAAGTGCATATTTCTTATAAAAAAAACGCCACACGGGCGTTTTTATATAGTCATGATGGTGACTGATTAAAGGTACATTTTTGCCAGTTGAGATGGCTCAACTTCTTTGCCTTCAAGCTGAGCGTTCCAGTTTGTACCGACTAGTACGCCATCTTCATCTAGAGTTAGTAGCCAATCTTCAACAAAGATATCAAGAGGAATTTCTAATACTTCGAAATCAGCCCACTCTTCAACGTTGTGTGCCTGAGCATCTTCTTTAGAAGACCAGAAAGGCATCACTTCGCTTTCTTCAAACTCAGTAGAGTCGCAAGACAGCCAGCCTTCTTCGTTGCGAAGACCCCAAACCAATTGATTCGTTTTGGTTTCTTCAACAAAAAGCGCCAAATTTGCTTCAATGTCTGCTGTTAGTTTGCTCATGAATATTCTCTCACGGATAAATTTGAAGTAAGGTTAGCACCACACCAGTTAGATACCAAACAAAAAAGGAGCTTTCGCTCCTTTTGTTGTAAAACCACTCAATTATTTTGGCAGTCGGGTGAAAATTGTCCACTCTTTAACGACATCACCTTTATATCCCACCACGCTGGCGACGACTTTACGGTTTTTCG is part of the Vibrio ponticus genome and harbors:
- a CDS encoding tetratricopeptide repeat-containing diguanylate cyclase, encoding MPTLAVSDHTQWEEAYANALKSDKQRALSLLQDRYNALPSGVEKLYISSKLHGFMVLNGQPYHGNQKTFDTEFAKQEQFFLEGLNSEEQLDFNTANQNYTELLKHFDRQGSLDGKILFEYHLCRVLNRQALYHQADVYCSSLNTHIQDAEETILPKYGALRVIANNREFLGKYQSALETYEELLRIIPTYVDSSGIYNDTGLLLANLGYFDKAEEYLNTALDLRANTETPLKLAQTHHSMGKVLLKQNEFEIAIEHFVKSKDISELYSNLYGITFAQLGLGQAYIGLNQFDKGTRYLLDALDSASRQQNSQIRGEIYLTLADSHYARGKYISAIEFAQQALNLSRQIGSERLIAQSLKQLAEISELQGNYSSALKYYREYARSEIKKRDKDSKNAFVALDAARQNYFNQIKNETLTDEIVSLQERLQSEQNKTSIYGFSLLLMVIFIFAQLVYQRKKSALLKLDALSGSLSRTACLRHIKKQPACPTPENKSVVLLVDLDNFKAVNDAYGHPIGDRALKTITNEIKTQLAANDIIGRMGGEEFIILLKDVDELDVEQRIETIHQVINNAQIATDCHQSVAVTSTIAYLATTKALADFDELYSILDQAMFQAKKSGKNRVIDAYNDPIYLD
- a CDS encoding DUF2750 domain-containing protein, with amino-acid sequence MSKLTADIEANLALFVEETKTNQLVWGLRNEEGWLSCDSTEFEESEVMPFWSSKEDAQAHNVEEWADFEVLEIPLDIFVEDWLLTLDEDGVLVGTNWNAQLEGKEVEPSQLAKMYL